A window from Acidimicrobiia bacterium encodes these proteins:
- the mnhG gene encoding monovalent cation/H(+) antiporter subunit G: MVLTVIASVFILSGVALAIIAGLGLLRFPNVFARMQAATKPAVLGLILVAVGAALEVGGTANVTRLILVIGFQILTAPIAAHMVGRAAHRRGVPVGGDTDELARDRAVEPDPT, from the coding sequence ATGGTCCTCACCGTCATCGCGTCCGTGTTCATCCTCTCGGGTGTCGCCCTGGCGATCATCGCCGGTCTCGGGCTGCTGCGGTTCCCGAACGTGTTCGCCCGGATGCAGGCCGCCACGAAGCCGGCTGTTCTGGGACTGATCCTCGTGGCGGTGGGGGCCGCCCTCGAGGTCGGTGGCACCGCCAACGTGACCCGCCTGATCCTCGTGATCGGCTTCCAGATCCTGACGGCACCCATCGCCGCCCACATGGTCGGCCGGGCCGCCCACCGCCGGGGGGTTCCCGTCGGCGGTGACACCGACGAGCTCGCCCGCGATCGCGCGGTGGAGCCCGACCCCACCTGA
- a CDS encoding monovalent cation/H+ antiporter complex subunit F, giving the protein MSTVAAVATAGLAVAAVLVLIRLLLGPTLADRMVALDSLLVLIASGIAVNAASTGSGEFLDVMIVVSLIGFIGSVTVARFIEKRGP; this is encoded by the coding sequence GTGAGCACGGTCGCAGCCGTCGCCACGGCCGGACTGGCGGTCGCCGCCGTCCTCGTGCTCATTCGCCTCCTGCTCGGGCCGACCCTCGCCGACCGCATGGTCGCCCTCGACTCCCTCCTGGTGCTGATCGCCAGCGGAATCGCCGTCAACGCCGCGTCGACCGGATCCGGTGAGTTCCTCGACGTCATGATCGTCGTGTCGCTCATCGGCTTCATCGGGTCCGTCACGGTGGCCCGCTTCATCGAGAAGCGGGGGCCGTGA
- a CDS encoding Na+/H+ antiporter subunit E: MIRRFLLPFAWLLLVWVLLWGGLSVANLVSGVVVVAGILLFFPLAAAARQGRLRPVRAISFVFFFVWELLKATWVVAWEIVTPGRGYTPGIICTEVRGVSDALITLVANFITLTPGTMTLEIRHRPTRLYIHVLHLRDPEQARRDVLRLEARAIRAFGTREAIALLTADATESSAPPPDEGGGS, from the coding sequence GTGATCCGCCGCTTCCTGCTCCCGTTCGCGTGGCTCCTCCTCGTCTGGGTGCTGCTGTGGGGCGGCCTGAGCGTCGCCAACCTCGTGAGCGGCGTGGTGGTCGTGGCGGGGATCCTCCTCTTCTTCCCACTCGCCGCCGCGGCGCGCCAGGGCCGCCTCCGCCCGGTTCGCGCGATCAGCTTCGTGTTCTTCTTCGTGTGGGAGCTCCTCAAGGCCACGTGGGTGGTCGCCTGGGAGATCGTCACCCCCGGTCGGGGCTACACGCCCGGGATCATCTGCACCGAGGTCCGGGGCGTGTCCGACGCCCTCATCACACTCGTCGCCAACTTCATCACGCTCACGCCCGGAACGATGACCCTCGAGATCCGGCATCGGCCCACGAGGTTGTACATCCACGTGCTCCACCTGCGCGATCCCGAGCAGGCACGGCGCGACGTCCTCCGGCTCGAGGCACGGGCCATCCGCGCGTTCGGCACGCGCGAGGCGATCGCCCTGCTCACCGCCGATGCAACCGAGTCCTCCGCACCCCCACCCGACGAGGGGGGTGGGTCGTGA